Proteins from a genomic interval of Paenibacillus lentus:
- a CDS encoding DUF5316 family protein → MNSFSQIGGITIKKLLLGITLSVLLSLSVGFFWEWKLAINITGGIGVIMLLLAGILNGTFISGVQMRANRKIESAEDKELRNKLTSTFFLLGFPFFLMAIALFFVVK, encoded by the coding sequence ATGAACTCATTTTCGCAGATAGGAGGAATTACGATTAAAAAGCTGCTGCTCGGAATAACTCTAAGTGTCTTGTTATCTTTATCCGTAGGCTTCTTTTGGGAATGGAAGCTGGCTATAAACATTACGGGCGGAATAGGAGTTATTATGCTGCTGCTAGCGGGCATTCTCAACGGGACTTTTATTAGCGGGGTTCAAATGAGAGCCAATAGGAAGATTGAATCGGCTGAAGATAAAGAGTTAAGAAACAAGTTAACTTCTACGTTTTTTCTATTGGGCTTCCCTTTTTTCTTGATGGCAATAGCCCTTTTTTTTGTCGTAAAATAA
- a CDS encoding copper amine oxidase N-terminal domain-containing protein: MFLKRWIKYLIGSVILGSFFFVSSSAYAAPAVFVNGEYQHNAITMGGRIWVPIRALTDQEWLVYAYDPKTRIASVHDKDNTTTVELRVGEKTATVNGKKMQLDAEVVNKNGLTYVPLRFITETFGAHIEFNAKNGRVIVRTPTGQAQYEILMQGDLTEARKIALKLTRVNGEAPQLQFGEGYHDFRYTFPEGEALRFTFNAAGYSEHYYEINDEGLAIHKWQMDHVANREWGKKPDFKSYVYFLDEFMASLFTYGIVDAQGNDKELGKFYYDGLKDSVMSIEGENRIDIRPQRH, translated from the coding sequence ATGTTCTTGAAAAGATGGATCAAATACCTGATTGGTTCCGTAATCCTCGGAAGCTTCTTCTTTGTGAGCTCTTCCGCATATGCAGCCCCTGCTGTTTTCGTAAATGGAGAATATCAGCATAATGCTATAACGATGGGAGGACGAATATGGGTGCCTATAAGAGCATTGACCGACCAAGAATGGCTTGTTTATGCTTATGATCCCAAGACGAGAATCGCTTCGGTCCATGACAAAGATAACACCACAACAGTTGAGCTTCGAGTGGGAGAAAAGACAGCTACGGTTAACGGCAAAAAAATGCAATTAGATGCTGAGGTTGTTAATAAAAATGGCCTAACCTATGTGCCGCTTCGGTTTATCACGGAGACGTTTGGGGCGCATATTGAGTTTAATGCTAAGAATGGTCGTGTAATCGTTCGTACCCCTACAGGGCAGGCTCAATATGAAATTTTAATGCAAGGAGATCTTACAGAAGCGCGTAAAATTGCGCTCAAACTAACGAGAGTAAATGGAGAAGCGCCACAGCTCCAATTCGGAGAAGGCTATCACGACTTCCGTTATACCTTTCCAGAAGGTGAAGCGTTGCGGTTTACATTTAATGCTGCTGGTTATAGCGAACATTATTATGAAATCAATGACGAAGGGCTCGCGATACATAAGTGGCAGATGGATCACGTAGCTAACCGGGAGTGGGGGAAGAAACCAGATTTTAAAAGCTATGTATATTTCTTAGATGAATTTATGGCTAGCTTATTTACTTATGGAATTGTGGACGCTCAAGGGAACGATAAGGAGCTGGGGAAGTTCTATTATGATGGATTAAAGGACTCAGTCATGTCAATCGAGGGGGAGAACCGTATAGATATCAGACCTCAACGTCATTAG
- a CDS encoding GNAT family N-acetyltransferase has translation MSQTLTQETVNLIEKSERDYMLDRMKAIQERPGNPEGVEIKSFGNALALYSETMPWPAFNTVKGINTNEIELLDEIVEFYKSRKRKVQFEIVPSRVNQALLQELAQRGYYQSGFHTSLYYPIVDDSIIELSDIRIREITAEEIQTYATIHCRSTGLPDEGIPHVAQNNLILCGRPGWKFFVAMKSDIPAAVGVMYMKDSVASLTFAGTLPEYRNNGLQQALIRRRIYEATITHCNIVIGQAGFLTQSHRNMEIIGMKMGYVRTTWTEL, from the coding sequence ATGTCACAAACTTTAACCCAAGAGACAGTCAACTTAATAGAAAAGTCTGAACGGGATTATATGCTGGACAGGATGAAAGCTATTCAAGAAAGACCAGGAAATCCTGAGGGTGTTGAGATAAAATCGTTTGGCAACGCATTAGCGCTATATAGTGAAACAATGCCTTGGCCAGCTTTTAATACGGTAAAGGGCATTAACACTAATGAGATTGAATTACTTGACGAGATTGTTGAATTTTATAAATCTAGAAAGCGAAAAGTTCAATTTGAAATTGTTCCATCGCGGGTGAATCAGGCACTATTACAAGAACTTGCCCAACGCGGTTATTATCAATCGGGATTCCATACATCGTTATACTATCCAATAGTAGACGATTCTATTATTGAGTTAAGTGATATAAGGATCAGGGAGATTACCGCAGAGGAAATTCAAACCTATGCAACTATTCATTGCCGGAGTACTGGACTTCCCGATGAAGGCATTCCTCATGTCGCTCAAAATAATCTCATTTTATGCGGTAGACCAGGCTGGAAATTTTTCGTAGCCATGAAGAGTGATATTCCGGCTGCCGTAGGTGTCATGTATATGAAGGATTCGGTGGCGTCTCTAACTTTTGCTGGAACATTGCCCGAATACCGAAATAATGGTCTTCAGCAAGCATTAATACGAAGAAGAATATATGAAGCGACAATAACCCATTGCAATATCGTAATTGGCCAGGCCGGTTTTTTAACCCAAAGCCATAGAAATATGGAGATTATAGGTATGAAGATGGGTTATGTAAGAACAACTTGGACAGAGCTTTGA
- a CDS encoding phosphotransferase, producing MLLEPTLNEINKLFRLHGMNDEIIRLRRLSGTTDGLVLRVESSKDDKYILKYDSPKQIQLVEQLLSVYKNSILLPNILHSSQDSTYLVYSFIEGTTHVDRGIKKSWLKKLTQDLFNNYIKYQGESMWGRLEYPRQSWKEFNDISIEEARINIGNELSNDDYKLVKSTADHLFANDLEQGERFLLHGDTGVHNFVYHDSTLVGVIDPSPMVGPIIYDFIYAFCSSPDDLNKETLIAAYESLEQGRVNKSRLIAETLIQLYCRIGLSIKHHPSDFTEYKKAWEDWKKICRQLEEY from the coding sequence ATGTTACTTGAACCGACCTTAAATGAAATTAATAAGCTATTTAGACTACACGGTATGAATGATGAAATCATTAGACTACGAAGATTGTCAGGAACGACAGATGGGCTTGTTTTAAGAGTGGAATCATCTAAAGACGACAAATATATTTTGAAATACGATTCCCCAAAGCAAATTCAATTAGTAGAACAATTGTTGAGCGTTTATAAAAATTCGATATTATTACCCAATATCCTACATTCATCACAAGACAGTACATATCTAGTTTATTCTTTTATTGAAGGTACAACACATGTAGATCGAGGAATAAAGAAGAGTTGGCTAAAAAAACTGACTCAGGATTTATTCAATAATTATATTAAGTATCAGGGCGAAAGTATGTGGGGAAGGCTAGAATACCCGCGACAGTCATGGAAAGAATTCAATGATATAAGTATTGAGGAAGCTAGAATAAATATCGGAAACGAGTTGTCAAATGATGATTACAAGCTTGTTAAATCAACAGCAGATCATTTGTTTGCGAATGACTTAGAGCAAGGAGAACGATTCCTTTTGCACGGAGATACAGGGGTTCATAATTTCGTATATCATGACTCAACTTTGGTTGGTGTAATTGATCCATCACCTATGGTTGGACCTATCATTTACGATTTTATTTATGCTTTTTGTTCTTCGCCTGATGATCTTAATAAGGAGACGCTAATTGCTGCTTATGAATCTCTTGAACAGGGACGAGTAAACAAATCAAGGTTGATTGCGGAGACACTCATCCAACTATACTGCCGAATAGGGCTTAGCATAAAACATCACCCCAGTGATTTTACTGAATATAAAAAGGCATGGGAAGATTGGAAAAAAATATGTAGACAACTCGAAGAATATTAA
- a CDS encoding DUF1835 domain-containing protein → MNTKQLDHIGADEAKAFLRFILAEIKLLKEQKESHETAVANLIEYYDDLMRFQEKRTFWDPVPNCTHVHIAFGDSFSGSIRQALKALGWADTHKMITFGENYAIGPLRDLDALEGRKARSDWFRDNITDAYIDYTEFEEEYNELLNKLEHIPKQAKVIVWTGNSVIEQVGMRHALYLLRGSSNTIAVYDTCEICKELYRHKETTIVYMYSKEIPSDRLQEVFLRVDDCSNPSTDINRLAEEWKAITEQGEVLRIWREDAVIGVPDDYYDQYLLEKLDKISPPVEGNGFIKAARVIGEALGYCDQYIGDSYFEYRLRELIYKGVLEIKGVPAAMRYYSVRRKGKTKISKDLRKPSIGSERG, encoded by the coding sequence ATGAATACAAAACAATTGGATCACATAGGAGCTGATGAAGCAAAGGCATTTTTGCGATTTATTTTAGCGGAGATTAAACTGCTTAAAGAACAGAAGGAATCGCATGAAACTGCTGTTGCTAATTTAATTGAGTACTATGATGATTTAATGAGATTTCAGGAAAAAAGAACATTCTGGGATCCTGTGCCGAACTGTACCCATGTCCATATTGCATTTGGCGACTCTTTTTCAGGAAGTATAAGACAGGCATTAAAAGCACTTGGCTGGGCGGATACGCATAAGATGATTACGTTTGGAGAAAATTACGCGATTGGCCCGTTAAGAGATTTGGACGCGCTAGAAGGAAGAAAAGCCCGAAGCGATTGGTTCCGGGATAATATTACGGATGCTTATATCGATTACACCGAATTTGAAGAAGAATATAATGAGCTTCTAAATAAGCTCGAGCACATTCCTAAACAGGCAAAAGTTATTGTCTGGACGGGGAACAGTGTCATCGAGCAGGTGGGAATGAGGCATGCGCTTTATTTGTTGCGTGGTAGCAGCAATACAATCGCGGTATATGATACTTGTGAAATTTGTAAAGAGCTTTATAGGCACAAGGAAACGACCATCGTTTATATGTACTCGAAGGAAATTCCATCCGATCGGCTTCAGGAAGTATTTCTTCGCGTAGATGACTGCAGTAATCCGAGTACTGACATCAATCGGTTGGCTGAGGAATGGAAGGCGATCACGGAGCAGGGGGAAGTCCTGCGTATTTGGCGGGAAGATGCAGTGATTGGGGTGCCTGACGATTATTACGATCAATATTTATTGGAGAAGTTAGACAAGATAAGTCCTCCTGTGGAAGGGAATGGGTTTATTAAGGCAGCCCGTGTGATTGGAGAGGCCCTTGGTTATTGCGACCAGTATATCGGGGACTCTTATTTTGAATACCGGTTGAGGGAGCTGATTTACAAAGGGGTTCTTGAAATAAAGGGCGTTCCTGCAGCAATGAGGTATTACAGCGTTAGACGCAAAGGTAAAACAAAAATATCAAAAGATCTAAGAAAACCTTCAATAGGCTCTGAAAGGGGATGA
- a CDS encoding VanZ family protein, whose protein sequence is MNSRAWKILFFCYIFLLLSFVVFKFNESFVDRIISIQENRNQGYWNYNLTPFRSIKSYLRNINSDYVLFNVLGNIVPFVPLGFFISGLTRIRRKYVTSVVCLASIVGIESLQFITMLGYFDVDDIILNFVGCLIGISMYDLIRYIKIRAQL, encoded by the coding sequence GTGAATTCAAGAGCATGGAAGATATTATTTTTCTGTTATATTTTTTTGCTATTATCTTTTGTGGTGTTCAAATTTAATGAATCATTTGTGGATAGAATTATTTCAATACAAGAGAATAGGAATCAGGGGTATTGGAACTATAACCTGACTCCATTTCGGAGTATTAAATCATATTTAAGAAATATAAATAGTGATTATGTGTTGTTTAATGTTTTGGGAAATATAGTACCTTTCGTTCCGCTGGGTTTTTTTATATCAGGTCTTACAAGGATTCGCAGAAAATATGTTACAAGCGTGGTTTGCTTAGCTAGTATAGTAGGAATAGAGTCTCTTCAGTTTATTACTATGCTTGGTTATTTTGATGTTGATGATATTATTCTAAACTTCGTAGGTTGTCTGATTGGCATTAGCATGTACGATTTAATTCGCTACATAAAAATAAGAGCACAACTGTGA